In Candidatus Nitrosocosmicus arcticus, the following proteins share a genomic window:
- a CDS encoding TenA family transcriptional regulator: protein MFIIGKMPEIECMTLLMDQINAEIEKSSLLKHKFYQMWQEGKLTLENLAGYSKEYFQLVKHVPNLVENTLINNKSEQYDNLIKTNLSEERDHIEPWIRFASSLNVSAEELNEYSGETMTRKAINDLLDISKSSFEEGVACLYAFEKELPKISETKSKGLRQFYNKVDDDSHRYFNIHKEVDIYHAKVWENIINDCSEDKHQKILNAVKISLVSQNKLLDSVHSKYVEKNIEA from the coding sequence ATGTTTATTATTGGAAAAATGCCAGAAATAGAATGTATGACTCTTTTAATGGATCAAATTAATGCTGAGATAGAAAAAAGTAGTTTATTGAAGCACAAGTTTTACCAAATGTGGCAAGAAGGTAAACTTACTCTCGAAAATTTAGCTGGATATTCAAAAGAATATTTTCAATTGGTGAAACATGTACCAAATCTTGTTGAGAACACACTAATTAATAACAAGAGCGAACAGTATGATAATTTAATTAAGACTAATTTGTCTGAAGAGAGAGACCATATTGAACCTTGGATTCGATTTGCTTCATCATTAAATGTAAGTGCAGAGGAATTAAATGAATATTCTGGAGAAACCATGACCAGGAAGGCCATAAATGATTTGCTAGACATCTCTAAATCATCATTTGAAGAGGGAGTCGCATGTCTCTATGCTTTTGAAAAAGAATTACCAAAGATTAGTGAAACAAAGAGCAAAGGGCTTAGACAATTTTATAATAAAGTTGACGATGACTCTCATCGTTATTTTAATATTCACAAAGAAGTTGATATTTATCATGCCAAAGTTTGGGAGAATATAATAAATGACTGTTCGGAAGATAAACACCAAAAAATACTGAACGCCGTAAAAATTTCTCTTGTCTCTCAGAATAAATTGTTGGATTCTGTTCACAGCAAATATGTCGAGAAGAATATTGAGGCTTAG